GGTAGAAAGTGCGTGCATCGAGTTGAAGCCGCCCATACCGGCGATGGTGACAGCCGCTTCGGAGCCTCCTGAAACGATGACGTCACAGATGCCGAGGCGGATGTAGTTGAAAGCGTCGATCAGCGCATTGGCCGACGACGCGCAGGCCGAAACCGTGGTATAGTTGGGGCCCATATAACCGTTCCGCATCGAAATGTGGGCGGGTGCAATATCCGCGATCATTTTCGGGATAAAGAACGGGTTGAATTTCGGCGTTCCGTCGCCTTTGGCGTAATAGATGACTTCTTCCTGGAAGGTCTCGAGTCCACCGATGCCCGCGCCCCAGATGACGCCGATGCGGTATTTGTCTGAATTCTCAAGTGTGATGCCGGCGTCTTTTATCGCTTCATCACTGGCGGCAATGGCGTATTGTGCAAATTTGTCGAGGCGACGCGCCTCTTTGCGGTCCATATACTGGCCTATATCGAACCCTTTCACCTCACAGGCGAACTTGGTTTTGTGCTTCTCTGTGTCGTAATAGGTGATTGGCGCGGCACCGCTTCTGCCGTTCACCAGCCCGTCCCAATATTCCTCGATAGAGTTTCCTATCGGGGTAAGGGCACCAAGGCCCGTGACGACTACCCTTCGTAATGACATACGTCCGTGTTTTTGTTTAGAAAAGAATAATACCTACTGACTTCCATGTAAACATAAAAAAACGGTAGGTATTACGTATAAGGATGATTGAGGATCAATCGGTATGTACAAAAAGTAAGCACCCGTCACGCGGGGTAACGGGTGCTTTGGTATTATTTCTTCGCCTCTTCGATGTAAGAGATTGCCTGTCCTACAGTAGCGATGTTTTCGGCTTGATCGTCAGGGATCTGGATGTCGAATTCTTTTTCGAACTCCATGATAAGCTCTACGGTATCCAGTGAATCAGCCCCCAGATCGTTGGTGAAGCTAGCCTCGTTAACAACTTCGTTTTCGTCAACGCCCAATTTGTCCACGATGATCGCTTTAACTCTTGATGCAATGTCTGACATAATCTTAGTTTTTAAATTTAAATTTGTTGGGCAAAAATAGGAAACTTTCCCTAATTGCCGATTTTTAGTTCCGAAATGTGGATACTAAGGTAGAAAATTAATTTTAGAATAACTTTCGATAAACCCGCGAAAATCAGTTTTTTTGCAGCGTTTTCGCCCCTTCCGATGAAGCATATTGTTCTCTTTGCGTCGGGTTCCGGCTCGAATGCCGCCAACCTCATCCAGCACTTCCACGGCACCAAACTGGCCCGAGTCGCAGCGGTGTTTTGCAACAATCCTGCTGCGGGCGTCATCGCACGTGCCGAGGCGTTGGGTGTTCCGGTGGTACTTTTTACGCGAGAAGAACTGGCGGGTGAGTCGGTTTTGTTGAAATTGCAGGCCTTCCGGCCCGACCTCATCGTGTTAGCGGGCTTCCTGCTGAAGTTTCCCGACCCGCTTATCGAAGCCTTTCCGCGAAGGGTGGTCAACATCCACCCCGCGCTATTACCAAAATACGGCGGTAAGGGGATGTATGGGATGCACGTGCACCGGGCCGTACTCGAAAACAACGAAACCGAAACCGGGATCACCGTCCATTATGTCGACGGGCACTATGACAACGGAGACGTCATCGCGCAACACCGCGTCCGTATAGCCGATTGTGCTTCCGCGGAAGCGATCGCCGAAAAGGTGCAGGCCCTTGAACAGGCGCATTTCCCAGTCATCGTCGAACGACTTTTATCCTGATTCGTTCCATCCAATACCCTTCCCTTCCATGCATACCGTACATCTTTATACCGACGGCGCCGCCAAAGGCAACCCCGGACCCGGAGGCTACGGCGTGGTACTGGAACAGGTAGGTACCGGCTACCGAAAGGAATTCTACGAGGGCTTCCGGCTGACGACCAACAACCGTATGGAGTTGCTGGCGGTGATTGTCGGGCTGGAAAAACTCAAAAATCCGGGGACAGCCGTGCTGGTCGTATCTGACTCGAAATATGTGGTCGATGCCGTCGAAAAGAGGTGGGTGATGGGTTGGGAAAAGAAAGGATTCGCCGGCAAGAAAAACCCTGACCTCTGGCGTCGTTTCCTGAAAGTCTACCGCCAACACAAGGTCGATTTCAAATGGATCAAAGGCCATAACAACCACCCGCAAAACGAGCGCTGCGACCAATTGGCGGTCATGGCGTCGCAGTTGCCGCAGTTGTCGGTTGATTTTTTCTATGAACAGGAGACTGGAGGCGGTTTACTTCCATAAAAAAAGCCGCGTTTCAAACACGGCTTTCTTTCACATAATCGGTTTCTTAGCAAAACTCGTCGAACGCTTCTTTCAGGTTCTCCGCAATCATCTCGGCGGGGCGGCCTTCGATGTGGTGACGCTCGAGCATGTGCACAAGTTCACCGTCTTTGAACAGCGCCATACTGGGCGACGACGGCGGGAACGGGAACATGTGTTGGCGTGCCGCATCAACGGCTTCACGATCGACACCGGCGAAAACCGTCAGCAGGTGATCGGGCTTCTTGCCGTGGTCAAGACTCATACGGGCGCCCGGACGGGCATTGCGGGCCGCGCATCCGCAAACCGAATTTACGACCACCAACGTGGTGCCCGGCTGCGACAGGGCCGCTTCAACGGCGTCGGCGGAATATGCTTCCTGGAAACCCACTGCCACTAACTCGTCGCGCATGGGTTTTACCATTTCTTCTGGGTACATACGATATATATTTAAAGATAAATCACCGCAAAGATACGCATCAAATGGCAAATGCGGTGCAAGTGTGACCGTCGCGTATAGATACAAAAACCCTCCCGCTTACTTTGTCGGGAGGGTGTAGGGCTTGCGCCTGTTTTATTGGGAAAGTTGTCCGCACCAAGCAGTTGTTTCTTCAACCTGCGGACTAGCTGCGAAGGTTGCTTTGGTAAAGGTAGAACACGCGAAAGGCATCGCCCTTATATCTAATAACGAGTAATTTACATGATTTTATCGCCGCCTTCAACGCCTCCACCGGAATTTGTACCTTTGGCGCAAATCCCGTTTATGAACTCGTTTCGCTTTTTTTCGCTCTTCCTATTCGTACTAACGTCCGTGTCGGGCCATGCACAGGTATACCGTTTCAAGGCCAGCAGCTACAGTGTGATCGAGATGCAGCCCAACGGAAAATGGGGCAAATGGTCAGAGGCCGTGCAATCGAATGTTGTGATTACCCTCGACGGCAAAAAAGACCGTATCACCATCGATTCAAACGAAATGCAGCTCTTCCGGATTGAAGCGTATCTTGAAAAGATCTCAAACGAAACAGACGATATCGTGTCATTTGACTGCCGCGACAACGAAGGGTCCCTCTGTACCATCCAGATCGTGACGCGCAAAAACCAAAACAACCGCCGGCAGGTCTACGTCAACTACCACGACGTGAAATTCGTTTACAATATCTACGACTAAAGCGGCACCGTAACGCCGAACGCGATGTTGTAGGTGTTGAACCCGGCGTTCGAACTCTGCAGTCCGGCATTGGAGGTATGGCGGTAATTTGGCCGAAGATCCAATGTAACATCGCCGATCTTATAGGCCACACCCAACGCAAACACATCGCAGAAGGCAAATCCTTTCGACAACCGCTCGGTTTCCGTATCGGTAATCATCGGGCCGACATTCGCCATGAAATAGACGTTGAGTCGCTTTGAAAAGTGCCGCCTGACGAAAAACGAACAGTTCAGGATATACTCGTTGATGTCTTTCAGTTTTGTGTATTCCGCCCGCTTCTCTTCATAATTCGGCTCATCGGGCGTCACGAAGTACATATTGAGCAACTGATGCGTAGCCCGGTTATACTCCGGCTGAAGCGCCACCTGGTATTCCCATCGCGCGCCGGGGTTGAAGCTATAATACACCTGCGCCTGGAAGTAGCGGTTGGTATAACTATAGTCTTTCTGCGGGAACTCATTCCCCACGCCGTAGAGGAGTCCGCCTGACCACCGCCGAACGGGTGCATCCTGCGACCAGGCAGCAAGAGAAAAGGCCAGTAAAAGAAGGAAAAAACGCTGTTTCATGGGTGGGATTATCGGGCTAAAGATACGGGTTTGCGCTGAAATCAAATCGTTACCTTTGCCCCGATGGACGCCCGCTACCCAAAAGAAGCCAAACTCAAAAGCCACGACGCGATCGGCCGCCTGTTTACAGAAGGCAAATCCGTGGCGAAGTACCCGCTGCGCCTCGTGTATGTCCCGCTCAATGGCGCGGACGGACATCAGGTGGGCGTATCGGTTTCGAAAAAGTACTTCCGGAAAGCCGTCGACCGGAACTATTACAAACGAATCCTTCGCGAAACCTACCGCACCCGAAAAGGATTGTTGGCGCCGTTGCACACCTCCTACGCCGTGATGCTGTTTTACCAAACCGCCGATCGTCTTCCGTTTGCGCAGGTCGAGGTGCTTATGGAGGCGCTGCTGCACAAGTTTGTGGCGGCGGCATCCCGTGAAAACCCCGACAGCACACACTAAAAATCCGGAAGGTTCGTTATCTTTTAGCCAACTTTCACCTACTTTTTGGTGGTATTGCGTACATTAGTGCGCTTTGTTTTTTTCCACAACGAAATGACTATGACGCGTTCCCGTTTTTTCAGGCGAAGATATATCCTCCCGTTAGCCGCTGCCGGCATTTTTGTGGTGGGGAGTTCTTTCAAGGATGACTTTTTCGAAATTGCCAAACAGCTTGAGATTTTTACGGAAGTCTATAAAGCCGTCAACATGAATTATGTAGACGAGACCAATCCGGGCGAACTGATGGACAAGGCGGCGAAAAGCATGCTTGAGGACCTGGATCCGTATACGAATTACTACAACGAGCAGGATGTCCTGAAGTATAAAATCAACAATACCGGGGAATATACCGGCATCGGGGCGCTTATGACCCGGAAAGACGGCCACCTCATCGTGCGGGAACCGTATAAAGGAAACGCCGCCGATAAAGCCGGGCTTAAAGCGGGTGATGAGATCGTAAAGGTGAACGACATTGACGTGGTCGATTTCAAAGACGACGGCGCGCAGTTGTTCCGGGGCGGCAAGAACACCAAATTCAACATTACCTATATCCGCCAGGGCAAAACCGCCACGACGCAGTTGGTGTTGGGGGAAGAAAGCACAAAGGCCGTTCCGTATTTCGCCAAAATCGATGACAAAACGGGTTATATCGCGTTATCACAGTTCACCCGCACGGCGTCATCGGAAGTACGGGAAGCCCTCGAAAGCCTCAAAAGCCAGGGAGCCGAACGCATCGTACTCGACCTGCGGGGCAATCCCGGAGGCTTGTTGCAGGAAGCGGTGGCCATCTGCGGCTTGTTCGTCCCGAAAAACGAGGTGATCGTGACCACCAAATCGAAGGTGGAAAAACA
This genomic interval from Flavobacterium sp. HJ-32-4 contains the following:
- the fabF gene encoding beta-ketoacyl-ACP synthase II, with the protein product MSLRRVVVTGLGALTPIGNSIEEYWDGLVNGRSGAAPITYYDTEKHKTKFACEVKGFDIGQYMDRKEARRLDKFAQYAIAASDEAIKDAGITLENSDKYRIGVIWGAGIGGLETFQEEVIYYAKGDGTPKFNPFFIPKMIADIAPAHISMRNGYMGPNYTTVSACASSANALIDAFNYIRLGICDVIVSGGSEAAVTIAGMGGFNSMHALSTRNDSPETASRPFDATRDGFVLGEGAGALVLEEYEHAKARGAKIYCEVGGGGMSSDAYHLTAPHPDGIGVMAVMTNCLRDAHMKPEDVDHINTHGTSTPLGDVAELKAISAIFGEHAKNININSTKSMTGHLLGAAGAIEAIASILALQHGIIPPTINHEVVDENIDPSLNLTLNKAQKRDIRVAMSNTFGFGGHNACVLFKKLED
- a CDS encoding acyl carrier protein; amino-acid sequence: MSDIASRVKAIIVDKLGVDENEVVNEASFTNDLGADSLDTVELIMEFEKEFDIQIPDDQAENIATVGQAISYIEEAKK
- a CDS encoding phosphoribosylglycinamide formyltransferase; protein product: MKHIVLFASGSGSNAANLIQHFHGTKLARVAAVFCNNPAAGVIARAEALGVPVVLFTREELAGESVLLKLQAFRPDLIVLAGFLLKFPDPLIEAFPRRVVNIHPALLPKYGGKGMYGMHVHRAVLENNETETGITVHYVDGHYDNGDVIAQHRVRIADCASAEAIAEKVQALEQAHFPVIVERLLS
- the rnhA gene encoding ribonuclease HI; this encodes MHTVHLYTDGAAKGNPGPGGYGVVLEQVGTGYRKEFYEGFRLTTNNRMELLAVIVGLEKLKNPGTAVLVVSDSKYVVDAVEKRWVMGWEKKGFAGKKNPDLWRRFLKVYRQHKVDFKWIKGHNNHPQNERCDQLAVMASQLPQLSVDFFYEQETGGGLLP
- a CDS encoding BrxA/BrxB family bacilliredoxin; translated protein: MYPEEMVKPMRDELVAVGFQEAYSADAVEAALSQPGTTLVVVNSVCGCAARNARPGARMSLDHGKKPDHLLTVFAGVDREAVDAARQHMFPFPPSSPSMALFKDGELVHMLERHHIEGRPAEMIAENLKEAFDEFC
- a CDS encoding acyloxyacyl hydrolase, with translation MKQRFFLLLLAFSLAAWSQDAPVRRWSGGLLYGVGNEFPQKDYSYTNRYFQAQVYYSFNPGARWEYQVALQPEYNRATHQLLNMYFVTPDEPNYEEKRAEYTKLKDINEYILNCSFFVRRHFSKRLNVYFMANVGPMITDTETERLSKGFAFCDVFALGVAYKIGDVTLDLRPNYRHTSNAGLQSSNAGFNTYNIAFGVTVPL
- the rnpA gene encoding ribonuclease P protein component → MDARYPKEAKLKSHDAIGRLFTEGKSVAKYPLRLVYVPLNGADGHQVGVSVSKKYFRKAVDRNYYKRILRETYRTRKGLLAPLHTSYAVMLFYQTADRLPFAQVEVLMEALLHKFVAAASRENPDSTH